In Calonectris borealis chromosome Z, bCalBor7.hap1.2, whole genome shotgun sequence, a single genomic region encodes these proteins:
- the CAST gene encoding calpastatin isoform X10: MAFARWWYAMHGDKKASGPSSKSGEKKAETAETKPASADVSQPPKTQTSGAPAVKKQSPSADASKTQIMKPSETKSATTKTESGKNTQSTKPTDSQNKQPSEERQKEPSGAKSQTSPSVTTTSKPNNTGKVTTTQADQPPQTASVETAKPKSEKMSVAAGTAGAGAAGADAAGASVVTAADKSSTELGMDESALDSLIDTLGGPEDDVPTSPVYTGPEVTEDISSRYLEEMGKREGSLPPEYVKLLKSKGDSKDGVPPKVDERDEKPMTDDELAEALSSDFTCSAASAEEKKSLTEKPSKEGEIVQAQAASSVKTSVLPKEKTTKSEEEVKDDAVEALLDTLSGPEPQPEEDLSPVVEVSEAKAKEKKEEKAGERDDTIPPEYRLTPELDKDGKPILPKPEEKPKPLSESDLVDEFSKDFACPAQPAVQCKPSKPSSTFKKPSDPVSAKTTEDEVVPRATACTVQSSAPSAVSSVGHVADEALEALSRSLGKREPDPDEKKPAVDKVKEKTKQEECKKLGENEETIPPEYRLTEAKDKDGKPLLPKPEEKSQPMSENDLLKGLTEGFSCSPSPSAPLPTPTVVKKTKESKKPAGSSDVISATTVSSVHSAAPLASTSGGKEMDEALDLLSDFLGQREPDPDEDKPVVDKVKEKAKSEHTDKLGERDDTIPPDYRKLLESGEQGKPVKPTAKDDVKHKEQEKPTDDSAAIDALSGDFDTCAKAPATPQHSKCRTKVERKPSPLNQPQRTKENPKTLKRQRDSPPAANLRSRKQAKR; this comes from the exons aagcAGTCCCCCTCTGCAGATGCATCAAAAACACAAATTATGAAGCCATCTGAAACAAAG TCCGCAACAACCAAAACAGAATCTGGAAAAAACACTCAGTCAACCAAG CCAACAGACTCTCAAAATAAACAGCCATCCGAAGAGAGGCAAAAGGAACCCAGTGGT GCAAAAAGCCAAACCTCACCTTCTGTGACAACAACTTCTAAGCCAAACAATACAGGAAAAGTAACTACAACTCAAGCTGACCAGCCCCCACAAACAGCCTCCGTAGAGACAGCAAAG CCCAAGTCTGAGAAGATGTCCGTAGCGGCTGGCACAGCTGGTGCAGGTGCAGCCGGTGCAGATGCAGCCGGTGCAAGTGTGGTTACTGCAGCTGATAAGTCAAGTACTGAG CTTGGTATGGATGAGTCGGCACTAGATAGCCTAATAGATACCCTAGGTGGACCTGAAGATGATGTGCCTACTAGTCCTGTTTACACTGGTCCGGAAGTTAcg GAAGATATATCTTCAAGATACTTGGAAGAAATGGGTAAACGGGAAGGTAGTCTCCCTCCAGAGTATGTTAAATTGTTGAAG AGCAAAGGGGATAGCAAAGATGGAGTCCCACCAAAAGTAGATGAACGAGATGAA AAGCCGATGACAGATGATGAGCTTGCAGAGGCCCTGTCGTCTGACTTTACCTGTagtgctgcttctgctgaagaaaagaagagTCTGACAGAG AAACCAAGCAAGGAAGGAGAAATTGTGCAAGCACAAGCAGCAAGTTCAGTCAAGACCTCAGTTCTTCCGAAGGAGAAGACGACAAAATCAGAAGAG gaagtTAAGGATGATGCAGTGGAAGCTCTTCTTGATACTCTCAGTGGACCTGAACCTCAACCTGAAGAAGATCTTAGCCCTGTTGTAGAGGTGTCAGAG gcaaaagctaaagagaaaaaagaagaaaaggctggaGAACGTGATGATACGATACCTCCAGAATACAGGTTAACACCGGAGTTG GATAAAGATGGAAAACCAATACTgccaaagcctgaagaaaaacCTAAG CCTTTGAGTGAATCTGATCTTGTTGATGAATTTTCAAAAGACTTTGCCTGCCCTGCACAGCCTGCAGTACAATGCAAACCATCGAAACCCAGCAGCACATTCAAA AAGCCTTCAGATCCTGTGTCTGCAAAAACTACTGAGGATGAAGTAGTCCCTCGTGCCACAGCTTGCACTGTGCAGTCTTCAGCTCCATCAGCTGTGTCCTCA GTTGGTCACGTGGCAGATGAAGCACTGGAAGCCTTGTCCAGAAGCCTAGGAAAGAGGGAGCCTGATCCAGACGAAAAGAAACCTGCTGTGGACAAAGTTAAG GAGAAAACCAAACAGGAAGAATGCAAAAAACTGGGTGAAAATGAAGAAACTATTCCTCCAGAGTACAGATTAACAGAGGCAAAA GATAAAGATGGAAAACCACTCTTaccaaaacctgaagaaaagtCCCAG CCTATGAGTGAAAACGATCTTTTAAAGGGTTTGACGGAAGgattttcctgttctccatcccCATCTGCACCATTACCTACACCAACTGTAGTAAAG AAAACCAAGGAGAGTAAAAAGCCTGCGGGTTCCTCAGATGTTATCTCTGCTACTACAGTTTCTTCAGTGCACTCAGCAGCTCCTCTAGCTTCTACCTCA GGAGGAAAAGAGATGGACGAAGCCTTGGATCTCCTGTCCGATTTCTTGGGACAGAGGGAGCCCGACCCTGATGAGGACAAACCAGTTGTGGATAAAGTAAAG GAAAAGGCTAAATCTGAACACACAGACAAACTTGGAGAAAGAGATGATACTATCCCACCTGACTATCGAAAACTTCTGGAGTCAGGTGAGCAG GGTAAACCAGTAAAGCCAACAGCAAAGGATGATGTGAAACACAAAGAACAAGAG AAGCCTACAGATGACTCTGCAGCTATTGATGCCCTATCAGGTGACTTTGATACTTGTGCAAAGGCTCCTGCCACTCCACAGCATTCAAAG tgTAGGACAAAAGTGGAAAGGAAACCATCACCACTAAACCAACCCCAAAGGACAAAGGAAAACCCAAAGACCCTAAAACG GCAAAGGGACAGTCCTCCAGCAGCAaatctgagaagcagaaaacaagctAAACGTTAA
- the CAST gene encoding calpastatin isoform X7, whose translation MGFAHRRFLPNAKRRCGAERRAPARASASALSRPEPAYFGSLPGRRHWRAVPCRAVPEVGRPCLLGGERAARHTGSPRAWPAPPEHQNHSCSGAGAKTAVSWHSCWKQKARVYDKQSPSADASKTQIMKPSETKSATTKTESGKNTQSTKPTDSQNKQPSEERQKEPSGPKSEKMSVAAGTAGAGAAGADAAGASVVTAADKSSTELGMDESALDSLIDTLGGPEDDVPTSPVYTGPEVTEDISSRYLEEMGKREGSLPPEYVKLLKSKGDSKDGVPPKVDERDEKPMTDDELAEALSSDFTCSAASAEEKKSLTEKPSKEGEIVQAQAASSVKTSVLPKEKTTKSEEEVKDDAVEALLDTLSGPEPQPEEDLSPVVEVSEAKAKEKKEEKAGERDDTIPPEYRLTPELDKDGKPILPKPEEKPKPLSESDLVDEFSKDFACPAQPAVQCKPSKPSSTFKKPSDPVSAKTTEDEVVPRATACTVQSSAPSAVSSVGHVADEALEALSRSLGKREPDPDEKKPAVDKVKEKTKQEECKKLGENEETIPPEYRLTEAKDKDGKPLLPKPEEKSQPMSENDLLKGLTEGFSCSPSPSAPLPTPTVVKKTKESKKPAGSSDVISATTVSSVHSAAPLASTSGGKEMDEALDLLSDFLGQREPDPDEDKPVVDKVKEKAKSEHTDKLGERDDTIPPDYRKLLESGEQGKPVKPTAKDDVKHKEQEKPTDDSAAIDALSGDFDTCAKAPATPQHSKCRTKVERKPSPLNQPQRTKENPKTLKRQRDSPPAANLRSRKQAKR comes from the exons ATGGGGTTTGCTCACCGTCGCTTCTTGCCGAATGCGAAGAGGCGCTGCGGTGCAGAGCGCAGAGCTCCCGCACGCGCCTCCGCATCAGCACTTTCTCGGCCTGAACCTGCTTATTTCGGTTCCCTCCCCGGGCGCAGGCACTggcgtgccgtgccgtgccgtgccgtgccggagGTGGGGCGGCCGTGCCTGCTGGGTGGGGAGCGCGCCGCTCGGCACACCGGCTCACCGAGGGCTTGGCCAGCACCTCCTgaacaccaaaaccacagctgcTCTGGCGCTGGGGCAAAAACAGCCGTATCCTGGCATTCCTGCTGGAAACAGAAGGCACGCGTGTACGAC aagcAGTCCCCCTCTGCAGATGCATCAAAAACACAAATTATGAAGCCATCTGAAACAAAG TCCGCAACAACCAAAACAGAATCTGGAAAAAACACTCAGTCAACCAAG CCAACAGACTCTCAAAATAAACAGCCATCCGAAGAGAGGCAAAAGGAACCCAGTGGT CCCAAGTCTGAGAAGATGTCCGTAGCGGCTGGCACAGCTGGTGCAGGTGCAGCCGGTGCAGATGCAGCCGGTGCAAGTGTGGTTACTGCAGCTGATAAGTCAAGTACTGAG CTTGGTATGGATGAGTCGGCACTAGATAGCCTAATAGATACCCTAGGTGGACCTGAAGATGATGTGCCTACTAGTCCTGTTTACACTGGTCCGGAAGTTAcg GAAGATATATCTTCAAGATACTTGGAAGAAATGGGTAAACGGGAAGGTAGTCTCCCTCCAGAGTATGTTAAATTGTTGAAG AGCAAAGGGGATAGCAAAGATGGAGTCCCACCAAAAGTAGATGAACGAGATGAA AAGCCGATGACAGATGATGAGCTTGCAGAGGCCCTGTCGTCTGACTTTACCTGTagtgctgcttctgctgaagaaaagaagagTCTGACAGAG AAACCAAGCAAGGAAGGAGAAATTGTGCAAGCACAAGCAGCAAGTTCAGTCAAGACCTCAGTTCTTCCGAAGGAGAAGACGACAAAATCAGAAGAG gaagtTAAGGATGATGCAGTGGAAGCTCTTCTTGATACTCTCAGTGGACCTGAACCTCAACCTGAAGAAGATCTTAGCCCTGTTGTAGAGGTGTCAGAG gcaaaagctaaagagaaaaaagaagaaaaggctggaGAACGTGATGATACGATACCTCCAGAATACAGGTTAACACCGGAGTTG GATAAAGATGGAAAACCAATACTgccaaagcctgaagaaaaacCTAAG CCTTTGAGTGAATCTGATCTTGTTGATGAATTTTCAAAAGACTTTGCCTGCCCTGCACAGCCTGCAGTACAATGCAAACCATCGAAACCCAGCAGCACATTCAAA AAGCCTTCAGATCCTGTGTCTGCAAAAACTACTGAGGATGAAGTAGTCCCTCGTGCCACAGCTTGCACTGTGCAGTCTTCAGCTCCATCAGCTGTGTCCTCA GTTGGTCACGTGGCAGATGAAGCACTGGAAGCCTTGTCCAGAAGCCTAGGAAAGAGGGAGCCTGATCCAGACGAAAAGAAACCTGCTGTGGACAAAGTTAAG GAGAAAACCAAACAGGAAGAATGCAAAAAACTGGGTGAAAATGAAGAAACTATTCCTCCAGAGTACAGATTAACAGAGGCAAAA GATAAAGATGGAAAACCACTCTTaccaaaacctgaagaaaagtCCCAG CCTATGAGTGAAAACGATCTTTTAAAGGGTTTGACGGAAGgattttcctgttctccatcccCATCTGCACCATTACCTACACCAACTGTAGTAAAG AAAACCAAGGAGAGTAAAAAGCCTGCGGGTTCCTCAGATGTTATCTCTGCTACTACAGTTTCTTCAGTGCACTCAGCAGCTCCTCTAGCTTCTACCTCA GGAGGAAAAGAGATGGACGAAGCCTTGGATCTCCTGTCCGATTTCTTGGGACAGAGGGAGCCCGACCCTGATGAGGACAAACCAGTTGTGGATAAAGTAAAG GAAAAGGCTAAATCTGAACACACAGACAAACTTGGAGAAAGAGATGATACTATCCCACCTGACTATCGAAAACTTCTGGAGTCAGGTGAGCAG GGTAAACCAGTAAAGCCAACAGCAAAGGATGATGTGAAACACAAAGAACAAGAG AAGCCTACAGATGACTCTGCAGCTATTGATGCCCTATCAGGTGACTTTGATACTTGTGCAAAGGCTCCTGCCACTCCACAGCATTCAAAG tgTAGGACAAAAGTGGAAAGGAAACCATCACCACTAAACCAACCCCAAAGGACAAAGGAAAACCCAAAGACCCTAAAACG GCAAAGGGACAGTCCTCCAGCAGCAaatctgagaagcagaaaacaagctAAACGTTAA
- the CAST gene encoding calpastatin isoform X4 — MGFAHRRFLPNAKRRCGAERRAPARASASALSRPEPAYFGSLPGRRHWRAVPCRAVPEVGRPCLLGGERAARHTGSPRAWPAPPEHQNHSCSGAGAKTAVSWHSCWKQKARVYDKQSPSADASKTQIMKPSETKSATTKTESGKNTQSTKPTDSQNKQPSEERQKEPSGAKSQTSPSVTTTSKPNNTGKVTTTQADQPPQTASVETAKPKSEKMSVAAGTAGAGAAGADAAGASVVTAADKSSTELGMDESALDSLIDTLGGPEDDVPTSPVYTGPEVTSKGDSKDGVPPKVDERDEKPMTDDELAEALSSDFTCSAASAEEKKSLTEKPSKEGEIVQAQAASSVKTSVLPKEKTTKSEEEVKDDAVEALLDTLSGPEPQPEEDLSPVVEVSEAKAKEKKEEKAGERDDTIPPEYRLTPELDKDGKPILPKPEEKPKPLSESDLVDEFSKDFACPAQPAVQCKPSKPSSTFKKPSDPVSAKTTEDEVVPRATACTVQSSAPSAVSSVGHVADEALEALSRSLGKREPDPDEKKPAVDKVKEKTKQEECKKLGENEETIPPEYRLTEAKDKDGKPLLPKPEEKSQPMSENDLLKGLTEGFSCSPSPSAPLPTPTVVKKTKESKKPAGSSDVISATTVSSVHSAAPLASTSGGKEMDEALDLLSDFLGQREPDPDEDKPVVDKVKEKAKSEHTDKLGERDDTIPPDYRKLLESGEQGKPVKPTAKDDVKHKEQEKPTDDSAAIDALSGDFDTCAKAPATPQHSKCRTKVERKPSPLNQPQRTKENPKTLKRQRDSPPAANLRSRKQAKR; from the exons ATGGGGTTTGCTCACCGTCGCTTCTTGCCGAATGCGAAGAGGCGCTGCGGTGCAGAGCGCAGAGCTCCCGCACGCGCCTCCGCATCAGCACTTTCTCGGCCTGAACCTGCTTATTTCGGTTCCCTCCCCGGGCGCAGGCACTggcgtgccgtgccgtgccgtgccgtgccggagGTGGGGCGGCCGTGCCTGCTGGGTGGGGAGCGCGCCGCTCGGCACACCGGCTCACCGAGGGCTTGGCCAGCACCTCCTgaacaccaaaaccacagctgcTCTGGCGCTGGGGCAAAAACAGCCGTATCCTGGCATTCCTGCTGGAAACAGAAGGCACGCGTGTACGAC aagcAGTCCCCCTCTGCAGATGCATCAAAAACACAAATTATGAAGCCATCTGAAACAAAG TCCGCAACAACCAAAACAGAATCTGGAAAAAACACTCAGTCAACCAAG CCAACAGACTCTCAAAATAAACAGCCATCCGAAGAGAGGCAAAAGGAACCCAGTGGT GCAAAAAGCCAAACCTCACCTTCTGTGACAACAACTTCTAAGCCAAACAATACAGGAAAAGTAACTACAACTCAAGCTGACCAGCCCCCACAAACAGCCTCCGTAGAGACAGCAAAG CCCAAGTCTGAGAAGATGTCCGTAGCGGCTGGCACAGCTGGTGCAGGTGCAGCCGGTGCAGATGCAGCCGGTGCAAGTGTGGTTACTGCAGCTGATAAGTCAAGTACTGAG CTTGGTATGGATGAGTCGGCACTAGATAGCCTAATAGATACCCTAGGTGGACCTGAAGATGATGTGCCTACTAGTCCTGTTTACACTGGTCCGGAAGTTAcg AGCAAAGGGGATAGCAAAGATGGAGTCCCACCAAAAGTAGATGAACGAGATGAA AAGCCGATGACAGATGATGAGCTTGCAGAGGCCCTGTCGTCTGACTTTACCTGTagtgctgcttctgctgaagaaaagaagagTCTGACAGAG AAACCAAGCAAGGAAGGAGAAATTGTGCAAGCACAAGCAGCAAGTTCAGTCAAGACCTCAGTTCTTCCGAAGGAGAAGACGACAAAATCAGAAGAG gaagtTAAGGATGATGCAGTGGAAGCTCTTCTTGATACTCTCAGTGGACCTGAACCTCAACCTGAAGAAGATCTTAGCCCTGTTGTAGAGGTGTCAGAG gcaaaagctaaagagaaaaaagaagaaaaggctggaGAACGTGATGATACGATACCTCCAGAATACAGGTTAACACCGGAGTTG GATAAAGATGGAAAACCAATACTgccaaagcctgaagaaaaacCTAAG CCTTTGAGTGAATCTGATCTTGTTGATGAATTTTCAAAAGACTTTGCCTGCCCTGCACAGCCTGCAGTACAATGCAAACCATCGAAACCCAGCAGCACATTCAAA AAGCCTTCAGATCCTGTGTCTGCAAAAACTACTGAGGATGAAGTAGTCCCTCGTGCCACAGCTTGCACTGTGCAGTCTTCAGCTCCATCAGCTGTGTCCTCA GTTGGTCACGTGGCAGATGAAGCACTGGAAGCCTTGTCCAGAAGCCTAGGAAAGAGGGAGCCTGATCCAGACGAAAAGAAACCTGCTGTGGACAAAGTTAAG GAGAAAACCAAACAGGAAGAATGCAAAAAACTGGGTGAAAATGAAGAAACTATTCCTCCAGAGTACAGATTAACAGAGGCAAAA GATAAAGATGGAAAACCACTCTTaccaaaacctgaagaaaagtCCCAG CCTATGAGTGAAAACGATCTTTTAAAGGGTTTGACGGAAGgattttcctgttctccatcccCATCTGCACCATTACCTACACCAACTGTAGTAAAG AAAACCAAGGAGAGTAAAAAGCCTGCGGGTTCCTCAGATGTTATCTCTGCTACTACAGTTTCTTCAGTGCACTCAGCAGCTCCTCTAGCTTCTACCTCA GGAGGAAAAGAGATGGACGAAGCCTTGGATCTCCTGTCCGATTTCTTGGGACAGAGGGAGCCCGACCCTGATGAGGACAAACCAGTTGTGGATAAAGTAAAG GAAAAGGCTAAATCTGAACACACAGACAAACTTGGAGAAAGAGATGATACTATCCCACCTGACTATCGAAAACTTCTGGAGTCAGGTGAGCAG GGTAAACCAGTAAAGCCAACAGCAAAGGATGATGTGAAACACAAAGAACAAGAG AAGCCTACAGATGACTCTGCAGCTATTGATGCCCTATCAGGTGACTTTGATACTTGTGCAAAGGCTCCTGCCACTCCACAGCATTCAAAG tgTAGGACAAAAGTGGAAAGGAAACCATCACCACTAAACCAACCCCAAAGGACAAAGGAAAACCCAAAGACCCTAAAACG GCAAAGGGACAGTCCTCCAGCAGCAaatctgagaagcagaaaacaagctAAACGTTAA
- the CAST gene encoding calpastatin isoform X6, with product MGFAHRRFLPNAKRRCGAERRAPARASASALSRPEPAYFGSLPGRRHWRAVPCRAVPEVGRPCLLGGERAARHTGSPRAWPAPPEHQNHSCSGAGAKTAVSWHSCWKQKARVYDKQSPSADASKTQIMKPSETKSATTKTESGKNTQSTKPTDSQNKQPSEERQKEPSGAKSQTSPSVTTTSKPNNTGKVTTTQADQPPQTASVETAKPKSEKMSVAAGTAGAGAAGADAAGASVVTAADKSSTELGMDESALDSLIDTLGGPEDDVPTSPVYTGPEVTEDISSRYLEEMGKREGSLPPEYVKLLKSKGDSKDGVPPKVDERDEKPMTDDELAEALSSDFTCSAASAEEKKSLTEKPSKEGEIVQAQAASSVKTSVLPKEKTTKSEEEVKDDAVEALLDTLSGPEPQPEEDLSPVVEVSEAKAKEKKEEKAGERDDTIPPEYRLTPELDKDGKPILPKPEEKPKPLSESDLVDEFSKDFACPAQPAVQCKPSKPSSTFKKPSDPVSAKTTEDEVVPRATACTVQSSAPSAVSSVGHVADEALEALSRSLGKREPDPDEKKPAVDKVKEKTKQEECKKLGENEETIPPEYRLTEAKDKDGKPLLPKPEEKSQPMSENDLLKGLTEGFSCSPSPSAPLPTPTVVKKTKESKKPAGSSDVISATTVSSVHSAAPLASTSGGKEMDEALDLLSDFLGQREPDPDEDKPVVDKVKGKPVKPTAKDDVKHKEQEKPTDDSAAIDALSGDFDTCAKAPATPQHSKCRTKVERKPSPLNQPQRTKENPKTLKRQRDSPPAANLRSRKQAKR from the exons ATGGGGTTTGCTCACCGTCGCTTCTTGCCGAATGCGAAGAGGCGCTGCGGTGCAGAGCGCAGAGCTCCCGCACGCGCCTCCGCATCAGCACTTTCTCGGCCTGAACCTGCTTATTTCGGTTCCCTCCCCGGGCGCAGGCACTggcgtgccgtgccgtgccgtgccgtgccggagGTGGGGCGGCCGTGCCTGCTGGGTGGGGAGCGCGCCGCTCGGCACACCGGCTCACCGAGGGCTTGGCCAGCACCTCCTgaacaccaaaaccacagctgcTCTGGCGCTGGGGCAAAAACAGCCGTATCCTGGCATTCCTGCTGGAAACAGAAGGCACGCGTGTACGAC aagcAGTCCCCCTCTGCAGATGCATCAAAAACACAAATTATGAAGCCATCTGAAACAAAG TCCGCAACAACCAAAACAGAATCTGGAAAAAACACTCAGTCAACCAAG CCAACAGACTCTCAAAATAAACAGCCATCCGAAGAGAGGCAAAAGGAACCCAGTGGT GCAAAAAGCCAAACCTCACCTTCTGTGACAACAACTTCTAAGCCAAACAATACAGGAAAAGTAACTACAACTCAAGCTGACCAGCCCCCACAAACAGCCTCCGTAGAGACAGCAAAG CCCAAGTCTGAGAAGATGTCCGTAGCGGCTGGCACAGCTGGTGCAGGTGCAGCCGGTGCAGATGCAGCCGGTGCAAGTGTGGTTACTGCAGCTGATAAGTCAAGTACTGAG CTTGGTATGGATGAGTCGGCACTAGATAGCCTAATAGATACCCTAGGTGGACCTGAAGATGATGTGCCTACTAGTCCTGTTTACACTGGTCCGGAAGTTAcg GAAGATATATCTTCAAGATACTTGGAAGAAATGGGTAAACGGGAAGGTAGTCTCCCTCCAGAGTATGTTAAATTGTTGAAG AGCAAAGGGGATAGCAAAGATGGAGTCCCACCAAAAGTAGATGAACGAGATGAA AAGCCGATGACAGATGATGAGCTTGCAGAGGCCCTGTCGTCTGACTTTACCTGTagtgctgcttctgctgaagaaaagaagagTCTGACAGAG AAACCAAGCAAGGAAGGAGAAATTGTGCAAGCACAAGCAGCAAGTTCAGTCAAGACCTCAGTTCTTCCGAAGGAGAAGACGACAAAATCAGAAGAG gaagtTAAGGATGATGCAGTGGAAGCTCTTCTTGATACTCTCAGTGGACCTGAACCTCAACCTGAAGAAGATCTTAGCCCTGTTGTAGAGGTGTCAGAG gcaaaagctaaagagaaaaaagaagaaaaggctggaGAACGTGATGATACGATACCTCCAGAATACAGGTTAACACCGGAGTTG GATAAAGATGGAAAACCAATACTgccaaagcctgaagaaaaacCTAAG CCTTTGAGTGAATCTGATCTTGTTGATGAATTTTCAAAAGACTTTGCCTGCCCTGCACAGCCTGCAGTACAATGCAAACCATCGAAACCCAGCAGCACATTCAAA AAGCCTTCAGATCCTGTGTCTGCAAAAACTACTGAGGATGAAGTAGTCCCTCGTGCCACAGCTTGCACTGTGCAGTCTTCAGCTCCATCAGCTGTGTCCTCA GTTGGTCACGTGGCAGATGAAGCACTGGAAGCCTTGTCCAGAAGCCTAGGAAAGAGGGAGCCTGATCCAGACGAAAAGAAACCTGCTGTGGACAAAGTTAAG GAGAAAACCAAACAGGAAGAATGCAAAAAACTGGGTGAAAATGAAGAAACTATTCCTCCAGAGTACAGATTAACAGAGGCAAAA GATAAAGATGGAAAACCACTCTTaccaaaacctgaagaaaagtCCCAG CCTATGAGTGAAAACGATCTTTTAAAGGGTTTGACGGAAGgattttcctgttctccatcccCATCTGCACCATTACCTACACCAACTGTAGTAAAG AAAACCAAGGAGAGTAAAAAGCCTGCGGGTTCCTCAGATGTTATCTCTGCTACTACAGTTTCTTCAGTGCACTCAGCAGCTCCTCTAGCTTCTACCTCA GGAGGAAAAGAGATGGACGAAGCCTTGGATCTCCTGTCCGATTTCTTGGGACAGAGGGAGCCCGACCCTGATGAGGACAAACCAGTTGTGGATAAAGTAAAG GGTAAACCAGTAAAGCCAACAGCAAAGGATGATGTGAAACACAAAGAACAAGAG AAGCCTACAGATGACTCTGCAGCTATTGATGCCCTATCAGGTGACTTTGATACTTGTGCAAAGGCTCCTGCCACTCCACAGCATTCAAAG tgTAGGACAAAAGTGGAAAGGAAACCATCACCACTAAACCAACCCCAAAGGACAAAGGAAAACCCAAAGACCCTAAAACG GCAAAGGGACAGTCCTCCAGCAGCAaatctgagaagcagaaaacaagctAAACGTTAA